Part of the Branchiostoma floridae strain S238N-H82 chromosome 11, Bfl_VNyyK, whole genome shotgun sequence genome, TAAAACCAGCGATTAAAGTGTACAAAATCTACACCCCAacatagaagaaaaaaacagcctTTATAGCCGAAgagaaataacgttacatcatgtATCTTTCTCCTGTACATTGACTTGATATACTCAATCAAATATGACACCTGCTATTCGAAGCCACTGCACTGCCTCCTCCATGGTTTTCAGGACCGTTTGAAACTGAGGTTTGGTTCGGTAGCCGTCTTCATTGAGTTGCAACGGTGCAAAGGTTCTCGCGCAAGGCTGCACTTCTACTCCGTCCCGGGAGGGGGAACCCTTGACATACACCAGTCTGAGAATCTTGACGAAGAGGACACCACCTCTTCCCTCGATGTAAGACGACCTTTGGGAATCTGTAACAGGACGTATGAACGGTTATGATAGGTAACAAAGCAATATTGATAATGTGGTGTAGTCTGCCACCTCTGACTGCTTTGAATTGTTGATAATCAAAGTAAACAATATATTCTATGGATAGTAGGgttttcttgtacacaacctTAATATTGACCTGCTCAAGTTTCGATGCCTTTcggacatcttcctcagagcttctaactaaAGTTTTGCTCAGTCTCGCCGCTGCAAGCTAGGTAATATTAGCAGGTGgcgtaaaagaaaactccaatatcatATGACCTACGaacgtgatgaaattattttgggaAAAATATTTATCCCACCTGCCATGCCGTGCCGGGTGGCCCTCACGCTGACCGTCTGTAAGTTGGTGATCCGGCCACCCCGCTCCAAGTGGTGCCTGACCCAGCCCCGTGCCTGGGACGTGAGTTTGGGGAAGGTCTCCAGGATGGGATCGTCGATAAATGACGTGGCAGGGTTAACCACGCGGGGGACAAAATCCACCATAGCTGGCGGGAAAAAACAATTCTGTCATTCGTGACGTCATTTAGAGCCCGCCATATTGGTTGGTTAATGGCGAACGCTAATAAGTGTTATGAGTAAGTTCTGGACAGTTGACTTATCACTCTTTCAAGGCCATTATTATTGCCCTTGGCTATTCGGAGTGCATCGGACAATGCGAAATTCCTTAGATAAAATCAAAGTCCATTCTTCCAATAAGAATCACGCACTTTTGATCCCTCCACTGCAAAAACATATACCAACCGACATTCATATCTATATGCAGGAATATATGTATATCGAGACGTACTTATTTCCTCCCCAGCAGGCGGTCCCTCCAGGTAAAACACCCTGATGACGTACAGGTGGGCTGTTTGGCTGCGCAGACAGCTGCAACAGGTGCACCCAGCCTCGTTCTCGTGCCAGCTGCAGGAGTCAAGGTCAAGTTCCATCCCGTCCGTGTGCTGCTCCATGTCCAACGTCTCCACTGTCAGGACCTCACCTGTGGAAGGTGCATTGTAGTTTAAAGGAACATTCATTAagcgtttgggaccgcatctataagcagcgacacctatagctgcagtgtaTGTGAACCAGTGAGTACTAATAGTATTGTCCTcagaaaggtgacagacggttgTGTTAAAAGAGTCTCTTTTATCAAGGTCTGTAAGCAACCATTTCTAGGGAAGAGATATGTTTGATAAAACACATgtaacacataaacaaacacctGGAATTGATGGTTGTGTAAATAGTCTCTTTACTCATACATTACCAAAGTCTTCAAGGGGCTATTTCTAGGGAAGAAATATGTTTGTTAAAACACATGCAATACATAAAAAACACATAGAATATATCTGATAAAGCACACACAACACACCTGGAATTGGTTCCTGCTGGAATGTTTCATTCATCCTCCCCAACAGCTCGCCAAGTTGCTCGAACTGGTCCCTTGGTGCAAAATCGACTTTACCTATCCGTGGAGCCCGCGAGGTCCGTCGTTGGGCCTCAGACGGTACAAGCCATAGTCTGCACAGACATGTCAGATAAAATGTGGTACTTGtgtattactctccaagcagaagttagacTCCGGccgttttttaaaaacatttttagtcctttttatcgggctttctattgtaTCTTGTAGTCAAAGTTTTGACGactaaaacgactaaaaacatccgaagcctaacctctgcttgaagagtatttACGTATACGAAACAGATAAAAAGGATCAGcaaaagacaaagaaatgaGACAGGAACAGCGTCTAACCTGAGTCCCCTGATGTAAGGGTCCTTGTTCCTCCTACCTCTCACGAGTGACACGTCCGTGCACGCCACCTGTCGGTTCCATGTGTACTGCACCTCTAGTGTCTCACACGTCCTGACGTCATACTGACGGTGGTCTTCAAGAAACGAGTTTGCTCTGTCTACGAGAGTTCTGTAGGGTATGGACGAAATTATCCCTTCACTTCAGAACGCACCCAGATCAAAACTGATTTCTCCTATTTTTAATTCACCCCAATTTATTTGGTCTATAAAGGCGTGACCTGTCCCCAAATATACTTTCCCTCAGAGTCCGTCCAAAGTTCGCCACCATAAATATATGTAACGTCATATATCAAACGTATCTATTATATAAATAACATACATGATCGAGAGAATGTCAAGCTGCCCCTCCCAAGAAAGTAAAGAATAAAATCCCTAGAAAATTATGGTTAGAGCAAATTAATACAaatttaagaaatgaaaaattgacGACAGTTAGGCACAAGTTGGTGGCATATGTCCGAACAGCAAAAAGAGGTCTGATGGCGTCGTCTGACAGATAACTGGTCCACCGAGCCGTATGTTATTATTAGTCATATTGATCATGAGGAGTAGAACAATTCTCACCCGAATCTCTCATATTCAGAGCTCCCCTGTTCCTCCAGTGGCCTGGGTAGGAAGTCTTTAAATGACAGAGGGCTGACAGGTTGTGGGTCTTCAGGTGGTTCCTCGGATATATTCTCGTCACTTTGCTGTGTAGAAAAGAGCTCCTCCCGCGGTGTCTCCTCCTGTATGTCTCCACTGTCTTCATTCATGATTAGATGCTGCCCGACCTAACACTGATACCGGTATAGACGTACAACCTATCCCATATTGTCTCCTTTGAACAGTATTATGTAGATCCCTCGTCCGCCCTTCAGGTCACAGTATATTTACCATCCAGACTTTGCAATTACCTCAATTATCTTTGCCGCTTGGCCTAGTCTTTGGTAGAACAGGTATGTTCCAAAGTCTGCCGTAATCAGTCGCCTGTGCCGGtgcaatttttttcaacttgaaGATTTCGATATTATGTGTAGAGGTGCACGTGAACACTTGTTAATAATCTAAAACTTTCTGCAACTAACAGCGTCATCTATTAATACAAGTATTACTCACGTCCCCAGTTACAACTTTGTTGTGCCGCCATTCTGGGCTGAATTTCGTATGGTCTCACCTAACCAGGCAAGTTTGAAGTGCATGGTAGCGAAATGTGTAGCGAGAACTTGTATATTTCCCTGTGTACACGTTCCGCCCCTCGTTCCCATGTCGCAGCAATGTGGACTTTCTAACATATTGATTTAACCTGTGTTGACCTCTAACACCGCCTCCTGTTTGTGTGCAGTCTGGTTTAATCATTACTGTTCAAATCTGTTAATATTAACAGACCTGTATGTGCCATCAGTACACTTGACGCGTTAAGTGACGCATTAAGTACCCTAATTAGCGGATAGTTAAACTACAGTCGTTTAGAAAACAATTCATATTGTGAGGTTTAAACCATCTTGTCAAATTTCTCTACAAAAGAAGGATCTCTCAAGTAAACAAAAGAAGACTATTTATTCCGTCCTGTATCGGTGTCGGGTAGAATATGTAGGTGTGCTATACCGGCTCGTGATATCTTTTGGGATAATAAGAAACAGTGCACAGATGCCGATGTGTATCACACATGGCTTTATTGTGTAAATTCTTAATCCCAAATCAAGATATAGCAGCTCGAGTGTACTTATCAAGAATTCTTGCACATAATTCACTCCCATCCTTCATCATGTAGGGGAGAAAATGATCGTCACTCGTTTTGCGCGAAAAcagaagaaacaacaaacaaaaacaagtatAGGCAAAAGTTCATGTCAGATCTGGAGTTGATAAACAAGGCGCTGTTCTTTCATTTCCACAATGGCTCCGACTTTGGTATCATAATAAAATATAAAGCAATGTTTTAGTGTCAGTCGTTGTAAACTCTCGTGCCCTCAGCTAATCCGCTAGGTGGCACGATTCCCTCATCTCCTGTAGTGTCTCCGCTAGGCGACGAGTTTCCACTCATGGTGTATCCGCTAGGTGGCGCGAAGTAGCCAGTGTCATATTTGCTGATAGAAAGTGCTTAGTAATGCAATACATAGTGTCACCGCTAGACGACGAGTTTCCCTCATGGTGTTATCCGCTAGGTGGCGCGATTCCCTCATGTCCTGCAGTGCCTCCGCTAGGTGGCGAGATTTCCTCATGGTGTATCCGCTAGTTGGCGCGATTCCCTCATGTCCTGAAGAGTCTCCGCTAGGTGGCGAGATTCCCTCAAGGTGTATTCGCTAGGTGGCGCGATTCCCTCATGTCCTGCAGTGTCTCCGCTAGGTGGTGCAGCCGGATGGACCTTAGGTGCTCCACAAGGCGGTCCAGTGTCGCACACTCCCCCGCCTGCTCCCTCCACGTCATCAGCACCCTGTAGGTCTGCTCCTGGAGGTTGTCCTGTGCGTTCTCCTAAAGTGGTCGAGAAATATGAAGCTAAGCTTACAACGTTAAGAGACCAGTGCAAAACATCTATACGAATCAGCTACTAGTACTTAGAAACACGCATATCACATAGATTGTAATATTTTTTGGTCACAGGTCGTAAGGAATgaagaaatgtttgttttagcATCAATTTTTATCTGTGTCGATAAGTAATATTGCCTGTCTTAATCGGAGCTGAACTGacaatcatttttttgtttgtagcaatacatgtactttgaatgcAAAAGAGGATCCTAGATGTTATATTGCGAAACATGactctccaagcacaggttAGGCTCCGACGATTTTTTTGGCCgttttttgtcgggctttctattttgcaccgcGATAAAACGCAtattaattataaaaaaaaacggagcCTGACCTCCACTTGGAGGGTAGGCGTCAGTAGATTAAAGTATCCACGATGTCACATCGTACCTGTATGGCGT contains:
- the LOC118425630 gene encoding uncharacterized protein LOC118425630, with translation MNEDSGDIQEETPREELFSTQQSDENISEEPPEDPQPVSPLSFKDFLPRPLEEQGSSEYERFGTLVDRANSFLEDHRQYDVRTCETLEVQYTWNRQVACTDVSLVRGRRNKDPYIRGLRLWLVPSEAQRRTSRAPRIGKVDFAPRDQFEQLGELLGRMNETFQQEPIPGEVLTVETLDMEQHTDGMELDLDSCSWHENEAGCTCCSCLRSQTAHLYVIRVFYLEGPPAGEEITMVDFVPRVVNPATSFIDDPILETFPKLTSQARGWVRHHLERGGRITNLQTVSVRATRHGMADSQRSSYIEGRGGVLFVKILRLVYVKGSPSRDGVEVQPCARTFAPLQLNEDGYRTKPQFQTVLKTMEEAVQWLRIADCRVISAETLTVKIPPHIPRGWAHLVGNESLWCRNKSPGALYLVMLRIYFEGPPKDAPSARRPVPPQPDTGHSNCILL